The sequence CACATACGCTGATTACATGATGACATGCGATTGGGATGCCGAGAGAGGATGGCATCATCCAAAGATTGAGCCAATTGGAGAGCTCAAAATTCATCCCGGAGCAAAAGTAAGTTACTGTCCATCAATTTAAAATGGCGCCATAAGTGGTCAACGGTAATATTGAATATTTGCACTAGTTCCTGAAGTGTGATTTTTTAGTGATAAGCGTTATTGAATGATAAGCATTAgcatgaacaaaaaaattaaaaattcaagaaaaggTCATAAAATAATGTCAATCATTTTAATAAACGGCACGTGGCAGTTCgctttgcattttttttgttacccGCCGGTCTGCCACACATTTCTATCCGTTGTGCGGGCGATaacttttgaagattttcaaagaTGATGTAATCACCGTCACCTGTCTTTTTCACCTCTGTGACCTCTTCTCTGTGATCAGTGAAATCTGATATGGGATAGAAAGACGAAGAAatgtgaaacttttgaaacttttgtagGGGACAAAACtcgaaactagaaaaaaatcagttgaatCTGAGCTTTTCTCAGCGACCAGAAGCCAAAAAATGAGATTGACATGACAGCATGACACTTGTTGGAAATTATCAATCTTGAAGCTAAAGATCACCGACGATTTTGTGTTTTGTTACATCAAACAACCACAAAAAACAACTAGGAActaattaacaattttaatcCATTTGCTTTGCTTCCAGGTTCTTCATTACGCCAGTGAGCTTTTCGAAGGAATGAAGGCCTACCGTGGTATTGACAACAAGATTCGCATGTTCCGTCCAGAAATGAACATGGCTCGTATGAAGAGAACTGCTCTCCGTGCTGCACTTCCGGTAATTGACTTTAGCGTTGTAAAATAtacgaaaaaatatcaaaaaacaagaaaaaaactaggGAGAAGCTCTCAGAAAAGAGAAAAGCTAATTAAGTGATAGTCAtctttttgtgcaatttttcctgaaagcATGTGAGAGGGAAGTAATTAGTTTGAGCGTCTTGAGCGCATGAAAACtactgaatgaaaaaaaaacatcagatgaacaaaaaattgcaggaTTTCGACTCAGAGGAGATGATCAATGTACTTACCGAATTACTTCGTTTGGATCAAGAATGGGTGCCAAATTCAGATGTATGCTCATTGTATTTGCGTCCAACACTTATCGGAACAGATGTAAAttgattcacaaaaaaaacaattcctcTGTAAAACCAACTGTTTTCAGCCAACACTTGGAGTGGGATGTGCCACCGAAGCTAAGATGTTCGTTATCACTGGACCAGTCGGAGCCTACTACTCTACAGGATTCCAGCCAGTCAGCTTGCTCGCTGATTCTCGTTTCATCCGTGCTTTCCCAGGAGGAGTTGGCGCATACAAGATGGGATGCAACTACGCCCCAACAATCTGGGTCGGAAAGGAGGCCGCCAGCAAAAACTGCCAACAAGTTTTGTGGCTTTATGGAGAGAACGAAGATCTTACAGAGGTCGGAACAATGAACATTTTCTTGTTCTGGAAGAACGAGGAAGGCGACATGGAATTGATCACGCCACCACTTCATCGTGGACTCATCCTTCCAGGAGTCACCAGAGACTCACTTCTTGAGCTTGGGAGAGAATGGGGAGAGTACAAGGTCACTGAACGCACACTGAACATGGAAGAAGTCAAGAAAGCTTTGTCAGAGAAGAGACTCTACGAGATGTTCGGATCAGGAACTGCTTGCGTTGTTTCACCAGTCGGAAAGATTCTCTACCACAACAAGGTTACCGATGAGTACGAGGAGCTTCACATCCCAACCATGTCCAGCAAATTTGGAGTTATGCAAAAATTCTACAACACAATTAATGACATTCAGGTAAGCTTGTTTAAGACAGCTATCTcctattgaaaataaatttcaactaataattttttatttcagtacGGCCGAATTATCAAAGACGGATGGATGCGCGACATTTAATACACAATATAATACTCCACTTCTGCATCAAAACCTTTTCAATATCCTTCCTTCAATACTGCATTTTTAATACTAACGATGGGTTCTGTTCAACAATCTCGGAGTTTTCTCTTCCCcctcaatttgtttttttttcctctacGCAACTGGGAACAACTTATGAAGTTGGATTTCTTATATGAGCTTTTCCGAAGAGCTAAGCTAACGATTTTCTGAGTTCATATCAGAATACGTATACAAGTCAGCTCGGCGTTGATTAGATCATTCGCCTCCTTATTCCCCTTCACTAAAACTACAACTAGTTTTATAGACACATTTATTGATTCGATTTCAaatggtatttttttaatttcttctcTTCAATCCCCCTCCCAACTTCCTTCCACCCCCTCAAAAAGCGCTCGTGTCCCGGTTTATAAATCATGCTTCCTGCTACACTTCACCATGTCAAATACTCATATGATCAtctagaataattttttttatgtatATGAGAAAGTCGTTGTTAGTTCAAATGGCTATTCGATTGCATTTCATGTTTGTTGATTCAAAACACCTTCTTttaataaaagttgaaaactttatacttttttctattttttaaattttttagagacaACTATAAAGAACGAtatcagttttcaaacaatgttttgttgaaaactactAACTTTcacttacaaaaaatattatattagaTATTTAGCGACTTTgtgtttgatttaaaaaatttttatttcaaaaagtggcaactGGTGAGAATTTGCCAATCTTTGAGAATGTAGCGTATTCAAATTCTACAATGTTTGAATTGTAATAGTTGGAATAAAAGAAGACCATAAAATTCGatggaatttattttgatcGATGAATTCCAAAatagtggcaaaaactgagattttgttttccattttccataatcataaaaaatgttagaaaatcgTAGTGCCACATGCAcgagtttctaaaaaataattatttttaatatttgcaaTATTTGTCCagaagctgtttttttttcaaaatttttgatgacgGTAAAATCAAAAGGAGTCTTTATATTTCATTTatcaaactattttaaaaacattcgTAAAAACTAGTCTACTCTGCCTAGTGTTTTCTAACAGACCTGGCAATTCTGAACAGTATGGATGAAAAAAGACTACCTTCGATTTTCCTgtcaattaaaattatgaaaaaatgaaatttttggttgcatttttcacatacaaacatttttatacgttttttccaaataatgaACATTCTCACAATAATCTTGACCGTTTGTCTCGTGTAAATAGCCGTTTCTAAAAATCATGggttattcatttttttgattttttataacattttgattttttacttttttatatgattcaaaaattcatttccaaGTCCTTTCATAATAACGTCtgatgttttaaattattgtttaTAGATGCATaggaaagtagaaaaaaaaataattaagaagtatatttttgcgggaaaaagCTTTAACTTCACAAAAGAGTGCGAttctactgaaaaatttcagaatgacaGTCTTTTGTGAAGCCAATGCTAAAAAAACCCAATTGGCTAGATCGAAGTGATCAGCGCAGATAGCTACAGAAgacaattccaaaaacaaGAAGATTGCAAGTTAGATTTGAGATCGGAAATTGAGATTTGGTGAACGTGTTGATTTTCTTGTGGACTGAGAGTTCAAAAACGTGTAGCTAAAACAATAGAGCAATAATGAATAGAGAAATGATGGACAGTAACGtgaattgtgaaaaatcggGACGTGTCTTGAAATGCCGGTAgataatgaaatttgaatgcgCGATATCAATTTAGAGTACTGAACAGCTTTTCTTCTCTTGGAATGGATTGTGCTGATCGGTTGGCCCGGAGACCAGCATGTCGTTGGTCTTGTTCTTCTCGCAAAAATCGAGCAGTCTGAAATTATAGTTTGATTGCATATAAGTAAATATTTCACTTTTGCTATTTGATATTCCACATTGTCATATATATTCTTGTAATTTTCGATGGTTACAAAAATTCgattcgtttttaaattattcaaacatctgaaacaattttgtcGTTCTGTCGGTTCTGTCGAAATGGTTGTGACGACATTATGTACTCTAAATATCACTAAAATTGTGaagtatttcaaaactatacTTTTGTGTAACCTAATTTTAGTTATGCGTTGTTTTCGATTGCCTTGAAGATTTTTCGAGtaagttattgattttccaaaaaaaaaaagaaaatcgttGAAAGAATGCCTACCAATAAAATATCGACATTCATTATTTCTACAGTTTAGTGCTTGCCACAGTTAATGAACCTGGCCACAGTTTGATGAAAGAACTGGAGCAAATTATGCCATATTACGATGTTACGTATCACACTTTCTTTAGGATATAAAGTACacttttagacaaaaaaaataccaacaagaaatgtgcaatttttacATTAATAATGAGAATTATCCAAATAACGTCTCGGAGTAGCAATACTAAAAATAGATACCTATTCTCATATGTAAATCACCTTTGctcataaaaaataacttactcCTTTGAAACttcggaaactttttttcgttgaatgTTGGCCTCAGCACAGAGTTGTTCGGTTGATGCCTTGATGTTTTCCATCTCAGATGGTTTCTGGAACTGAAAGAAACgctaataaattttcaaaatatgataaaacaAATCTTCTTCTCAATAGCGAAAACTGGTGAAATGAGTAAGGTAGCTGGGAAGAAAAAAAGCGAGGAGACAAGTTTGGTGTCGACGCAAAATGAGTAGGTTTGGTGGGTGAAACTACCAATTTTACGATCGGAGCATTTGCTCTTTTGTCGAAATTAAAGGGTTTCGAGGCAGAAGAGCTCATGTGCTAAAACGGTGTTTATAATTAAAAGATTGAAGACTGAGCTATGTTTAATAAATAGATTGGAGAGGATTTTACATCTGGATTCTGAGACTCTTCACGACAAAAGAGAGGCGGTAAAAAGTGAAATCCAGTGTGAGAACTGACGACGGCCCTATGCGCTCTTcatcataaaaaatattgttcgGGATTAAGTCGTCCTCCCTTTTTCGTTTCTCTTCCTTTTACTCTTAGTCAATCCACAATTCAGGGGATTCGGAGGGATTTTGGCGCCAGCGGATTTAACATTGATTTtattattgaacatttttgaatatttttgatatgCTACATTCAATATAATTTATACGTAAATATCAAATTGGccagaaaaatgttaatttttaataattcatCAAAATAACCATACAAAATACGTTGCGGctaaaattcttaaaaactaATACTTCTACTAACTCATTTCTTTCTCAATCTAAAAATCACTCAGTTTGCAAAGCTCTGTTGATCAAAACAAGAACTGAATGAATCGAATCCAACTCTTTATAGTTGTTTTGATTGgatttgtattcaaaaatttgtcagtGACCATTTGAATATagatttggttttttgtctCGATTCCTAGATTtgttatttgtaaaaaatcaggAACAGGCAAGATGATTTGTATTAACTTTCtgactttgaaaatattcaacacGAAATTGTATTTAGTTAATAGCTTACGATCACATTTagtatttcttgaattttaatcaaaattaaattattttatatgctattttaataaaacgaaaattgcGTTGGACAGCAGAAAATTATAACAAACTGAgaagaatatgaaaattactgaaaattatacAACTAGGTTCTCAAATAATGTGAAACcccaattttcgtttttatttggACAGAACTAAACTTTTTATACGCTTTAAATGGATCTTATTGTATATATGTAAAAAGCTTTCATTGCTGATAACTCCCATAATTAAAACGTTAAGCATAAACCACATAAATCTCTTCactattcaaaacaaaatttaacgCTTCGTGAGTCAGAAGTAAAATCCAAAGAAACGAGCTATACTAGAGTTACTGTCGAGTTTTCGTGATTTTAACAAAatctttacaaaaaaaaaagagtccAGAAAACTCAACAAGTCAGCAGCTCGCTCTTTACTTTCACCtgttttatgttttcttttcatcaTTTCATAACCAGATAGCATAACTCGTACCAATCAGCTTTCTTATCCAAACTTTTATTAGGTGTGGTTGCCCATAGTTACTAAATGAGCTATGCGTTTTATACTCTAATCATATTTTGACAAAGCTGCAAAGAAAGGTGATTAGGTTTTGTGGTAACTAATAGAAATATATAGTCAAACAAACTGgcaatattaaaattaaactaatGAAAATTAAGTAGTATAATTATATATCGAACTGTCATTAAAGGTGAAGCAGCAGAACaaggtaaaaatttaaaaaccactctcatggtgccaaaatggctaaatattatagtaaaatttttaacaaatttttaaaaatttttttattgtttctaaaaatgagACTAATTAAAACtaccattttttggaaattgatcaaaaacatttttcttaaaaattttttggttaactTAACTATAAGTTCAAATATTAGTGTTCAAACACTGTACGATTTCGGACATACTCCAGTGCTATAGTATTCTCAAAAAAGGCAATAATCAAGTAATTGCCACCTTTTGTTGtcaataaaatacatttgaacATGTTTTTGCAGCTTCTTATCATAATTTAATATAGCGCCAAGTTGGATGAGACTAACATTCGGGGACTTCGTAAGCccatttgttttaatttttttaaatcaaagtAAACTTAAATGCCGATTGCATAAGAgtcataaatttgaaatctcaaGAAAGAACTAATATGATGACATAATAGTCCCGCCCACATGACatccttaaaaaaaaactacacacACCTACCCCATTTAcccattttcaaacaaaacatgtattgtttatttgtttcaCAACTTCGTCATCTGCGGAAACTATATAAAATAAAGAGATACTAATAGTGATTACGTAGTTATTACTtgattgttatttttcttcaacttctcTGAGATGACGTTATAGTTCTGAACTTCGACGCGTTTGTGCAGAGAATTAGCAGGTAGGTAGCAAGAATGCCTACAAAAAGGTAAACAAGAGTAATTTAACAGGGTGTTCAATTTAACGGAAAATGAAAACGCACTTTacaataaaagtaaaaaagagtCACGTTTGCGCACATACAAAGTGAAGTTGAACTTTTCAAGAATCGAAATGCTAGCTACAATATGTATCTAACTTGATGTTGTATAGAAACAACATTTTCCATATGAGAAAATACTCAGAAAAGCACAAAACATTAACCCAATTTGACTAGGAAACAGGTGTTTAGCAAATTTCCACTTGAAAATGAAGTTGTGAATTAGAAGAATGTACTAGTAACATCTAGTTTTTGTAGTATACTTTGTTTTATATCCGTCACAAGATTCGAGTAAATATTCAACCATCAAATCTTATTTTCGGCTTAGTGGAGAAGAAAATGATTACATActtggagttttttttagattattgacaaaaaatatcagaTGGGTTTGAAACCAAATCTTCTTCCTTTTTGAAAAGCataaatgggaaaaaattttaatccatATATGAGTGATAAATTTAGTCAAATTGGGAAAATAtgtgattattttcatttcaatctCAATTGAAACTTATTGCAATGCAAGCCTTGTGCAAATTCATGAGGAAACCTTAAACAAAACCGAAATAGTATGCTAgatgtaaaaattaattcgacGATCACTTTTTGTCAATAACCAATTTTTATGGAAGTAGCAGAGCTGAATTTTTCCCAGAACTTTGTTCTGTCTCACGACATAATCGTTTCAGACTAATGTAATAATTTTCCCCACGCAAGcttaaaaatatgtatttgcTTGAATATCGTTTTGTAAAATGTGGTTAAActtaagtaaaaaaaattttaagtatcgtttttcaacaaagatTATAACTAATATCAGATAAAGAAACCATTAGTTCAAAGAAATTTAATCATTTAGATTTCAATGTAGTAAGTATATTCAGAAGAGGGTTGTGAAATCACTAATCACAAAGTGCAACGTACTCTCTTATGAGTTAGTGTGAATGGATATCTATATATGTGTCATGTGCTTATAGGTATAAATAATAATATACACTAGTTTAAACcacaaaataaattcgaaattatTCAACATAGCTTTGTCATCCAACAAAACTACTCCAATTAAAACAACATAGAACATACAATTTGAATACGTTAATAACATTTCATACAAATTGCAATCTTGAGGACGACATATACTTTACGGACCTAAAATGGGGTGTCCCagattattaaattttcagaaaaatccgacaattttcctatttctaCGAAACATTTCTCAAACAATTGCTTTTATAGTTTATTAAATTTGTACCTAAACTTCAATGAAgccattttttagaaattttgaaagttgataaTATGAAGAACAACTAAAATTAAGCATCTCAATTGCATGAAATCACATGAATATGTAACTTGCagaactttttcatttcagactATGCACTAAATTATCAGACATACATAAGTGACAACGTTCCAATTCCCTCAGCAAGTGTAGAAAAGGTCATTCTACTTTGGAAAAACGTCTTATATTAGCTCGTTGCATGATACCTTCATACGCTTGATAATCTTCAAACTTACATTGGCTCTATACATTAATATTTGACTGGAACTAGATTGACTCTTGAATATGAAGATTACTAGTATGAAGTTTAGTTGTaacttttgattaaaaatataaaactctaATGGAAAGACGAAAACGTTATTCATTAATTTCGTCATTCCACAATCTCTAGAGAATCGAATGTGCTTAGAAAGGTATGCgatttgttagaaaatttaaaaaatctataactAAAGTTATGACAGCTGTGTGACGTCAAGATTATAccatatttcctctattagaaGGGCGCCTCTATCAGTATTGGACTCTCTAATTGTATTGCATCTGAATAagtgtccgaaaattagtattgcatgctAATGGCTTTTACTAATAGAATGAATACGGTTTACTGAAAGGTCTAAAgtgataaaaatttcatttagataaaaaatcgaaaaacatatttgattttttgtattcagtGGTATTCAGTGGCAGAACAAAACTAATGGGGGAGAGAAGTATTATGAACGCAGTTCTATTCGAACTTCAACTCTACACTTCACGTGTACTCTACACTCGAACCATATGTAGTAGAGCTACGTGTAATaatatggaaaatatggaaagatataacattttattttagtaGTAAGCACTAATCAGAAGGCTTAACCGTTAATCACTGACTTCGTCATTCCCTAGTGAAGTGTggtattttaaagaatttgtTATTTGTTATCAAaagattccggcaaatttggcaaatcggcagattgCCGGACTGCAGAACCTGCCGAAAATATTTagaagcattttttaaaatctaaaacgCTTAAAGCTGtcgatttttggcattttcccCCATtctgttttggttttttaaatggaacTTCCTTATTTTATTAGTGGTAGTTATAAGAAGCTTTATAATATACgcgcaatttttaattctaaattctaaaataaaatttaaaacaacaatttgtcaaaaaacggaagaaaacttttatttgtaGTTGgccaataaatatttttgcccATGAAAGATAAATCGTGAaaaggaaattaaaaatcatataCTGAAAAACTTAACAGCTAAGCAGTGTTCAAAAACCTCTAATCATAAAACAAAACTGGTAATCAGTAGCTGCGTCATTACACGATCTCAAgagatttttatttgttaCAACGAATATGTGAAAAGAGAGGAATTTTTACAAGCATGTACAATGAGcaaattaaagttaaaattaaaaccgaaaatgtcaaaattgcattttcaagAGTTGAtacaggaaattcaaaatataattactGGCATGATTGATacgaaaataataatttatatttgtAAACAAAAGCTTTTATAGTttcaaatactgaaaaaaagtcaataacgaaaaagaaaactacagGCAGTAttacaaaaatgatttttatttttgggtaATTTATTTGCTTtccttagttttttttgtacttgtcagcaatttttcattttatattttactgACGGAGATTGGGTAAAACATAACATATTTAACTTCTTTTACCTTTCGAAATGGAATGTTTCATTTATAAAAAtcactatttgaaaaatcaaactagTTACCCTTTATGTATAAATTTCATACACCTAGACAATAGATCCACTATCACCGGAAGCAAACATTCTGCAGAAGGTTGACACGACGGAAATTGGGggttcaataaaaattgttattatgAAGTGTGGGAGAAATCGAGGAAGcttgatttccaaaaaaaaaaaactgaaagagcATTCACAAAACTTATTTCATGGGAAAAATCTGACAAGTCTAAAATATGCCACATTTTGAAGTTATAATTGTTGATATATAAGCTTTTCTTGTGTggtattctttttttcaataacaagctcgatttatttttttttgaaaattttactacAAAAATCCACCGCTCAAAAAAGCAAACTCGGCGACCAGGTGAAAAAGATAACACCGGTGACTGAGAAGTGTGAGAATTGATAGAAAAGTGTGCAATACTACATGTCTATGGTAGCTTTTCGCTTAAACTCCGCCCTACATTGACTTTGATTGCTTTTCTTAGCTCCATAACAATAACTTCTAATAGCCTTGAATATGCCAATTTGTAGTTTACCTAGATTCAATAtctgct comes from Caenorhabditis elegans chromosome X and encodes:
- the bcat-1 gene encoding Branched-chain-amino-acid aminotransferase, cytosolic (Confirmed by transcript evidence); amino-acid sequence: MPAILSRVAPRTFNLVGSRLMASAARLETVPREEIHKEYDRKKTFYHRDLEIQLAGPTQLKTKPLDPTKLKFGHTYADYMMTCDWDAERGWHHPKIEPIGELKIHPGAKVLHYASELFEGMKAYRGIDNKIRMFRPEMNMARMKRTALRAALPDFDSEEMINVLTELLRLDQEWVPNSDVCSLYLRPTLIGTDPTLGVGCATEAKMFVITGPVGAYYSTGFQPVSLLADSRFIRAFPGGVGAYKMGCNYAPTIWVGKEAASKNCQQVLWLYGENEDLTEVGTMNIFLFWKNEEGDMELITPPLHRGLILPGVTRDSLLELGREWGEYKVTERTLNMEEVKKALSEKRLYEMFGSGTACVVSPVGKILYHNKVTDEYEELHIPTMSSKFGVMQKFYNTINDIQYGRIIKDGWMRDI
- the gpc-1 gene encoding Guanine nucleotide-binding protein subunit gamma (Confirmed by transcript evidence), with amino-acid sequence MENIKASTEQLCAEANIQRKKVSEVSKELLDFCEKNKTNDMLVSGPTDQHNPFQEKKSCSVL